A window from Argopecten irradians isolate NY chromosome 3, Ai_NY, whole genome shotgun sequence encodes these proteins:
- the LOC138319911 gene encoding uncharacterized protein: protein MVTVEGSSWTEDVTMVGLLYSSPVQTSTTATLVICLAICVKQNSKAATFNTLTRTCNCYNSLFTATPVTGNRLWKRKFTQVEGYVYNSQLDWFIKVVNDQLIIHTDAETFCNADGGRLVVLDTDEKFAYVTGLPDIQISEYYHLGADDIAVEDTFVWTTGGVVNRNRPPWPDNQPDNYLGNQNCLALFNHLFDDVFCSDHMNFICEYVLLY, encoded by the exons ATGGTGACAGTGGAAGGATCCAGCTGGACAGAAGATGTCACCATGGTTGGTTTATTATACAGTTCCCCGGTACAGACCAGTACTACGGCCACTCTGGTCATCTGCCTGGCCATCTGTGTTAAACAGAACTCCAAAGCGGCCACTTTCAACACATTAACCAGAACTTGTAATTGTTACAACAGTCTATTTACAGCTACACCAGTAACCGGAAATCGTCTTTGGAAGCGGAAATTTA CTCAAGTTGAAGGCTATGTATACAACAGCCAGTTAGATTGGTTCATAAAAGTTGTTAATGACCAATTGATTATACACACGGACGCCGAGACGTTCTGTAACGCTGATGGAGGAAGGCTGGTTGTTTTGGATACAGACGAGAAATTTGCATATGTTACTGGACTGCCAGACATACAGA TCAGCGAATATTACCACCTTGGAGCTGATGATATTGCAGTTGAGGATACGTTCGTTTGGACAACAGGAGGTGTGGTAAATAGAAACAGACCCCCGTGGCCTGACAATCAGCCTGATAACTATCTCGGTAATCAGAACTGTTTAGCGCTGTTCAATCATCTATTTGACGATGTTTTTTGCAGTGATCATATGAATTTTATTTGTGAATATGTCTTActttattaa